The nucleotide window AGGATACAATAAATTCATATAGATTGGGGGACATACAATGATCGCTATCACACACGGCAAACTGCTGACCATCACCAATGGAACGATTGAAGACGGAACGCTGCTTATCGACAACGGCAAGATCACAGCGATTGGAACCGACATTTCCATTCCCGAAGGAGCTGAGGTCATCGACGCTTCCGGGAAATGGGTGACGCCGGGACTGATCGACGCTCACACGCACATCTCTACGTTCAATGAACCGCATTGGATGCCGCATATCGGCGACGGCAATGAAATCACAGCACCGGTCACGGCTCAGATCCGCGGGATTGACGCGCTGAATCCATTTGACATGGCAATTAGTGCAGCCCGCTCAGCGGGGTTTACGACCTGCTACACCGGCCCGGGCAGTGCCAATGTTATCGGCGGCACGGGTTTAAGCTTCAAGCTGAAAAACGCCGCGACCGTTCAGGAAATCGCGATTGAAGGCTCAGAAATGATGAAAATGGCGCTGGGGGAAAATCCGAAGCGCTGTTATGGTTCGGAAAAGAAAATGCCGATGACCCGCATGGGTACCGGCGCGGTTCTGCGCAAAGCGTTATTCGAGGCAAAGCAGTACAGCGACGATCTGGCAAAAGGCAAGGATATCAAGCGCGACTTTGATCTGGAAGCCCTCGTTCCGGTTGTCCGCGGTGAAATGCGCTGCCGGATTCACTGCCATCGGGCTGACGATATCGTCACGGCGATCCGCATCGCTGAGGAATTCCAGCTGGATTACACGATTGAACACTGCACTGAAGGCTATAAGATCCTGGACTTTTTGAAAGCAAAAAAAGCCAAGGTTGTCATCGGTCCGCTGCTGATGGGTCCGCAGAAATTTGAGATCTGGGGCTGCCGTCAGGATACGCCGGCGGTCTTTGAAAAGGCCGGCATCGAAGACTTCTGTCTGATGGCCGATGATTCTTCCGCAACCAAATGGCTGCCGGTACACGTCGGCATCGCGATGCGCCAGGGCCTCAGCTTTGAACAGGCGCTGAAATGCGTAACGATCAATCCGGCACGCTTATTGCAGCTGGAAGATCGGGTCGGTTCCCTGGAAGTCGGCAAAGACGCGGATATCGCGATCTTTAACGGCATGCCATTCTCCAACCTGACCTTATGCGAGCAGGTCATCATTGACGGTAAGCGGGAATTCACCCGTCAGCAGGGGGATTTATGATTGCAATCGTACATGGAAAATTATTCACTGTCACGCAGGGTGTCATCGAAGACGGCACGATCCTGATTGACGGAAGCCGGATCACAGCGATCGGCAAAGATATTGAAATTCCTTCTCAGGCTCAGATTCTTGACGCCTGCGGCAAATGGGTCACTCCGGGTTTGATCGACGCCCACAGCCATCTGTCCGGCTTAAATGAACCGGCCTGGATGCCTTCGACCATGGATGCCAATGAAATTACCAATCCGGTAACCGCCCAGGTGCGGATGCTGGATGCCTTCAATCCATTTGATGAAGCGATTCCCAAGGTCAGAAACGCCGGGTTTACAACCTGCTGTACACTGCCGGGCAGCGCTAATGTCATCGGCGGCATCGGCTTCTCGTTTAAGCTGAAAAAGGCCGCGACGGTTCAGGACATGATGATTCCGGGAACGGAGGTCATGAAAATGGCGCTGGGTGAAAATCCAAAGCGCTGTTATGGGCCGGATAAAAAAATGCCGATGACCCGCATGGGTACCGGCGCTGTTTTACGCGAAACCTTATTTCAGGCCAAGGTGTATTCCGATAAACTGAAGAAAGCGGAAACCGATCCGTCGGTTCAGGTTGAACCGGATTTCCGCCTGGATCCGCTGGTTCCGGTTGTCCGCGGAGAACGCCGCTGCCGGATTCACTGCCATCAGGCTGACGATATCGTCACCGCGATCCGGATCGCTGAAGAATTCAATCTGTGCTATGCGATTGAGCATTGCACAGAAGGCTATAAAATTAAAGAATTCTTGAAAGAAAAGAACATCACGGCGGTGGTCGGACCGTTGAAAATGGGACCGATGAAATTTGAAATCTGGGGCTGCCGTCAGGATACCCCGGCGGTTTTTGAAGAAGCCGGAATCAATTTCTGTCTGACCGCGGACGGCGCTTCGGATACAGTCTGGCTGCCGACGGATATCGGAATTGCGATGCGCTATGGATTAAGCTTTGAAACAGCACTGGAATCGGTTACCCTTCGCCCAGCCCGGCTCTTAGGCCTTGAAGACCGCATCGGTTCACTGGAAGTCGGAAAAGACGCGGATATCGCCATTTTTGACGGTATGCCGTTTGAAAATCTGACGTCGTGTCTGGCAACGATCATCGAGGGTAAGATCGAGCACTGCGCGCTCTGACCGTTAAACTTCTGTCAACGAAATCAAGCTGCACCACGCTGGGATTTTCCCTGTGATGCAGCTCTTTTTTTGCCTTCTATCTTGATTATTTTATGGTCATTGGAGCCGATCTAATGCGATTGTAAAGGTCTGGACGCCGGCCGCGCCGACAGCGATTTCATAAATTAAATTCTTTCGTTTTTAGTAGGCGGAAACCCACTGTCTTTAGACGAAGGGAGGAGCCTTGTAAATTGTTAACTATTAACCTTGGCTCTCGATATATTTTTGTCTCGTAGCTGATGATACTTCTGCAATGCTACAAGCAAAATAGCCGTCAGACCAAAATTTGCGTTTCTTCCAATCGTGTTTAGATAGAAAATTATAATATTGAGTCCAAAGATAATGAGTTGTTTTCTGTTTAATAATTTTTACAATATCACATACTCTATCTGTTGTATCGTAGCTGACTAGAAAATGTATAGGGTCTTTGTCTGTTTCCATAGCGATTATTTCCCAATTCTATGCCTTGCCTAGTTCTTTGTTTTGTATCGTCCGCAATATGGCCTTGAAGTAATTATTTGCGATATTTTGTCACGAGTACAATACGTACTTTTAGACTATATTTACGTCTGTTATGACAATTATACGCTTATCCATAATCCACCTCAAAATATTGATTTTCACGGATAAATGCTCTATAATTAACTCAGTGGAATATCAATGAAAGGAGGACACGGATGCCACAAATTACAGTTACAGCTAAAATACAGATAGCTCCAAGTGATGATGATAAAGTACTGCTTACTTCTACCATGTCCGCTTATACAGATGCTTGTAATTATGTTTCAAACTATGTATTCCAAACACACAACTTAAAGCAGTTTGCCCTTAATAAGGTACTGTATTCTGACTTACGAGATCGATTTGGCTTAAAATCTCAAATGGCTCAGTCTGTTTTAAAGACTGTTATTGCGAGATATAAAACCATTCTTGAAAATCAGAATGAGTGGATGAAACCTAATTTTAAAAAGCCACAATATGACCTTGTTTGGAATCGAGATTATTCTCTTACGCATGACTGCTTTTCAGTCAATACATTGAATGGACGTGTTAAGTTACCTTATTTTGCTCAAGGTATGTCTCAATATTTTGACCATAGTATTTATAATTTTGGCACAGCCAAACTTGTAAATAAGCATGGTAAATATTTTTTACACATCCCCGTTACTTACGAAGTAGAAGAATGTTCTAATGACGAAATTTGCAATATTGTTGGCATCGACAGAGGGATTAACTTTGTTGTTGCTACTTACGATAGTCAACACAAATCAGGTTTTGTTAGTGGCAAAACGATTAAACAAAAAAGAGCACAATATTCTAAACTTCGCAAAGAATTACAAAAGCGTCAGACACCCTCAGCCAGACGAAGATTGAAGGCTATGGGCTCACGAGAAAACCGTTGGATGCAAGATCTTAACCATCAAGTATCAAAGGCACTCGTGGAATCTAACCCAAAGCATACACTCTTTGTTTTAGAAGATTTAAGCGGTGTGCGTTCTGTCACAGAACGAGTGCGTACAAAGAACCGTTATGTATCTGTATCCTGGTCGTTCTACGATTTAGAACAAAAACTTATTTACAAAGCAAAACAAAATCAGTCTCTTGTGCTCAAAGTAGACCCTCGTTATACAAGTCAGTGTTGTCCGGTATGTGGACATATTGAAAAGTCGAATCGTAACAAGAAAATCCATTTGTTTACTTGCAAGAACTGTAGTTATCAATCCAATGATGACCGTATTGGAGCTATGAATCTATATCGTATGGGAATCCACTATCTTGCCGATAGTCAAGTACCTAATAGAGTTACAGCAGAGTAAATCTTTGTTGTAAAGGGTGCTGTCAACCACCCTATGATGTAACGCCACTTTAGATATCAATATCTATTGGGGTTTAAAGGTCGGAGGCGTAAGCTGTTACTACGACTGGGCAGTTGCAAGCCCACTCCCTTTAGGTGGTGGGTAGTTGACATTTTTCAAACTCGATGATCAAATTCCCGTTATGATCAAGATGAAACAGACGTTCAGGACCGATTAAAGAGATCCGATCCAGGTCGTCGTTGTATACAGCCTGTTCTGCCTCCGGCTTGGCTTGAATTTGGCGTTTTATTTCCTGGGCAATCCGCTGTTGGTAATCCGTTCCGGCCAAGTCTATCAGCGTCAAGGTACGGCCGGTTCCGGCTTCCACATTGTAACAATCAACCGTCTGACTGGACTGAGCCCGGACATAGGTGGAAAGAATCGCAAACGACAGATATTGATCGTTATTGCAGTATAACTGATAATCAATTGAAATCCGGGCCGGAATATAATCCGCTTCGTCTCCCCCAGTTTGAATTCAGGCCTTTTTCACTTGTTTTATAACGGAGTCGGAAATCTGTCATTTTCTCTTCAATTTGTTCATCGCTGTTTATTTTACCATTTTTATGATGACCCAGACAGTCAACTTCTCCTCCGATTGGCTGTTTTTCATCGGATAAGAATGAACATCGTTAACCTACGCAACCGGCTAAGGGGATAGTTTAAGACATGCTAAAAAGAAATAGTAAGATTATGCCGTTCACCGCATCATTTCACCGTTTCTCTTTTTGCCTATTACGATTTACTTAAATTCGAATAAGAGCCCAGCAAAGATCCTATAAAATCCCTTTTTCACTTCCTGCCTTTATTCAGGGGCAGGCGATTTTCTGCTTGTTTCAGCAGCCTTAACATAACCAGAGCGCAGAGCATCAGCCCAAGCATTCCGATCAAACCGGTAGGATTGGGGCCCAGCAGCGTATTTTCCAGACTGACGGAAAGGAAGACCGGGACTTCTCCGATCAGATTAACTACCCCATGAATGACCGCGGCATACATGCAATTTCCGCTGATGAGGGTGACATAGCAGCAAAGGATCCCCAGCGTCATGCACACCAGCATCATCATGACCATATTGCTAGACGGCGCCAGCGGATTATTCAGACTGTAATTAAAGCCGAAATAGATTAAAGGCAGATGCGCTGCACCCCAAAGAAAACTGTTGAGAAGCACAGCTTTACGAATACCGTAACGCTGGATCTGCTTTGGCAGAAGATACCCGCGCCAGCCTAGCTCCTCGCCCAGTTCCAGCAGCTGCAGCGGAAAGCAGACCGCAGCCAAAGCCACTGTGACCAGCCAAAATGCCGAAAGGGAACGAATCGGGGCTTCGCCTTCGATTCCCAACAGGGGTCCATATCGGAAGATTCCGCTGTAAGTCTGCGGAAAAAGGGCAAAATAAACAACCGCGCCGATCACGATCAGAATTCCCGGAATAACAGCACAGAACAACCACAATCCAGGCCGTTTCCAAAGCTTCAAAGACAACGGCCACGGACTTTGATCCTGTGTGATCTTCCTTGTCACTAAGGCCGCCAGAACCGGAAACGCGGTAAATCCTTTCTGCAGTCCTTCATAAATCAATATTCGTGCCTCCCCCTGCCTCAGCCAAGCTGCAAAGCCCAACCCAAAGCAAACACCTAAAACGCAAAGCAGGTACAGAACATCCGGTCTAAGAAACCACTTCGTCTTCTTCGTCCCGGTCTTCATTGGGTTCGCCTCGTTTCCCGTTCCTGCAGCAAGCGCAGCTCTGCCGTCAGCTCGTTTGCGGCTCGCCTGGCAATCAGATAGTCAATCCCCTGCACGATGACACAGATGACTGCCGCACTCAGCATAATCACCGCCGCCATGGACCTTTCCAGAGAAGGCTCAAAAGCATAGGAAACAAGCACAACGACAACCTCAATCAATCCAAACTGAATGACTTTCCGCCCTGCCATCGCCCTTACGCTCAGCTCATGTTTCGAATAAGTTACAAACGAAACAAGAACACAGAAAAAGGCGTAGACAAAGGGAACAAATAAAATCATCGGACCAAGTTTAACCGTGGGCTGTAAGAGCCAGCCAAGAAGACCGATCACCAGCGTAATTCCTGCCTGAATCAATAGGAAATCAAGCAGCCGGGCTTTTAGAAATTCTTTAAATTCCATGTCAGTTCCTCCTTAATCTGCCGCTTTACCTGCCGAACATAGCGGCGGGAAATAATGACCTCTTCGCCATTTTTCATCCGTGCGCAGTAACGGCCATTGATCGCCGGACGAATCGATTCCACCTTCATCAGCGAGATCAGAAACGCTTTGGAACACCGGACAAATTTCTCACTGCGCAGCTGTTCTTCCAGTTTATACAACCGTGTCCGCAGTTCAAAGACGCCAGTTTCGGTATACGCAAAGGTCTTTTCACCCACGGCCTCAATATACAAAATCTCATCGTAGTAAACTGGACGCTGCGTGCTTCCGGTCATGCCGATCAGTGATTTTTCCTTGGATAAGCAGTAATTTCTGATATCTTCAAATTCCGGCGTGAATGCAACGCATTCCAGCACCACCTGTTCTTCCTGACGTGAAGTCACATTTCGAATCACAACACGCATAGAACCTCCCCTTTCATTCTTCTTTATTCTTTCATAGTCTGCCTGGCTTTTCTACACGCGAAACGATAAGATGCATAAAAACTGGATGAGGTGCATTTTGTGCTTTTCATCAACCGCGGTTCAAGGATGGGGTAAACCAAAAGATTCGGATTCTTTCTTGATTCGTTCTCTGCAGTGAAAATAAAACGTTGGAATATCCTAATACTGCTTGACACCTTATACTATGTAATATATAGTATAATGCGTAAGGGGGTAATTATGGATAGTCAACTGAAAAAAGGCTTATTGGAAATCTGTGTACTGGCCGCCCTGGCCAAGCAGGATTCTTATGGTTATCAAATCATCAAAGACGTATCCCAGGTGATCGAGATCTCAGAATCAACGTTGTACCCAATTCTGAAGCGGCTGGAAACCAGTCATGATCTGGAGACCTATTCTGTTGAACATAACAGCCGGCTGCGTAAATATTATCGGCTGACTGACAGCGGCCGCCGGCATATCACTGATTTTCTGGATGACTGGAAAGCGGTGGTGGCCGTGATCGATTTTATTAAAGGAGAAGTTCACTATGACTGAAAAAGAATATCTTGACGCGTTAAACAAAGCGCTGAAATGGCTGCCTAAATCAGAAAAAGACCTCTGTTTCGATTATGCCCGGGAAATGATTGAGGATCGGATTGAAAACGGGCTGTCTGAAAGTGAAGCTGTAGCGCAGCTTGAAACACCGCAGCAGCTGGCTAAAGCGTTTCTTGAGGACCGCGGCAGTCTGAAATTTAAGTTTTCTCTGCCGTTAAACAATGTCAGTACGCTCATTCTGTTAATCTTGGGCTTTCCGTTATGGGGAACTTTGCTTCTTGCGGGTTTAATGATTTTGTTAGCCGGATTCTTGATTGCCGGATGTGTTCCGTTTGTCTGCGTCGTCATGACAGTCAGCCTGTTGTTTGTCGCGCTGGTCAGCATCAGCGCCAGTCCGCTGGTCATGGCCAGCGTCTCGCTTGGCGTCGGAATCCTTCAGTGCGGAATCGGCGTCATCGCCTTAGGCGGTCTGCTTTTAACAGCCCTGGGTGCTTCCGTTACCATTCCGCTGTTTAAGACTTTGGTCATCAACACCACGCAGTTTCTGCGGTCCCTATTTTTTCAGGAGGTAAAGAAATGGTAATTCGTAATTTCAGAAAAAAAGCCCTGGCCCTCGGGCTGGCTCTGGTTTTAAGTGGCTCCCTTCTGGTCGGCGCCGGATTGGCTGCGGGCGGATCTCAAGCATTAAACGCCGGTTCTTCCAAGCCCTGGTATCAAACGATCTGGATTGAAGACGGACAGGTTGTGATCAGTCTTGACTGCTTTGGCGGTTCCTTGTTTCACATCAGCTTTTAATTCATAAAGGAGTATTCGTCATGAATTTATCGCATTCTTCCGGCACAAAAAAACAGCTCGGTCTTTTTGCCGGACTGACTCTGATCTTTCTGATTTTCTTTACAATTTTATACGCCGCTCAGCGGGATGACCGGCTGCTTTCTTTGTTGATGCTGACCCCGGCGCTCAGTGTTCTGATCGTTAACCGGCTGACCCACGATCATCGCTCTTTGTTTTTGAAGCCGCAGCTGAAGCGCAATGCTTTCACTTACGGCCTCAGCTGGTTTCTGCCGCCCGTTTTGGCCTTTCTTGGTGCAGGTCTTTCCTTTCTTTTCTTTCCCGCTCATTTTCAGCCGCTAGCATCCAGCTTTGCGGTCAAAAATGGCATTACTGACCTGTCGGCACTGGGATCGCAGCTGATTCCGATGGTTCTGCTTGCGATGCTTGTCAATCCCTTCGGCGGTCTGCTTCCAGCCCTGGGGGAAGAATTAGCCTGGCGGGGCTGGCTGCTTCCCCGCCTGCAGGAATTTCTGGGAGTGAGAAGAGCGGTTCTTGCGACGAGTTTGATCTGGGGATTGTGGCATGCCCCTATCATCCTGTTAGGTTATAATTACGGACCCGACCATCCGCTGCTCGGCGTGCTGATGCAGTTGTGGTTATGCTTGATACAGGGTGTGATTCTGGCATGGCTGCAGCTGAAAAGCCAATCGGTGTGGACCTGTGCCTTATGGCATGCTTCCCTCAACGGCATTGACCTCTACACTGCCTCTGCGCTGCTGACTGCCGGAACTCTCAGCCCTCTGATCGGGCCGGATCTGACCGGACTGATCGGTGGATTGGGCTTTGCCGCAGCCGCTGTCTTCTGTTGGAAACAACTGAAATTGACGCCGGATTGCCCTGCCATTTCAATTCCTTCCCACTTTGAACGATGAAAGCAATGCATAAACAGCGTTTTGTATGAATTAACCCAAAAATCCCGCCTGTTTTCAGACGGGACAGCTTAACATAACACATCATTTTTATCTGATGCTGAGAAAATCTCTGCCCTCTGTTTTATTCAGGGGGCATTTTTATTTTATCGGCATCGTTTGTTTCTTCCACTTCAGCCAGTCTTTATCCAGCACAGTACAGCGCGGCCGGGTCATGATGGTTTCACAGGGAAAAATCCGGCATTCTCCGCATGCCGTTAATCCCTGACGAAGTACGCAGTCCCGGGTAAAACAATCCCCTGTCCGATGGGCTTTCAAACATCCCGGGCAGATTCCTTGAATCAAGGTTGGACAGCTGCCGCAGTAATAGCCGCATTTACCTAATAATTGTTCATCCATTATTTTCTCCCTCTTTCAATTTAGCTGTTTATAGCCGCTTGCAGTAGAAGTCATGGCATTAATCTTGTGGTTCTATCGGCTTGAACTGTAAACGATATTGGATCGGCGTCTTCCCGCAATACTTTTTAAAAATTTCCGTAAAGTAGCGTACGCTGTTGAAACCGACCTCACGGCTGATTTGGTTTATCGTCATTGTTGTTTTTTCCAAATCTCTGCAGGCTTTTTCTATTCGCAGGCCCGAGATAAAATCGGGTAAAGAACGGCCGGTCTGACGATTGAATTCACTGCTGAGATGGCTGACATTCGTATTGGTGTATTCCGCGACCAATTTTAATGAAATATCCTTCATATAATTCTCATGGATAAATCCCAGCGCTAACAGGACTTCCGCTGTATACCAAGGGCTGCACTCTCTGTCTTGATAAAGCCGACGAATTTGATTCTCTAAATGATTTTGATATTCACTCAGCGAGAAAAAATCCTGTGGTGTAAAATCAAGGTCCAGCTGCACACCGTATACCTTAACAAACAAGCTCAGGATAGCCATGACAAAGGTATGCGCGGCCATGCAGCAGTTCATATCCAGCGAATTACGAATCAAATAATCGAAGACATAATTCACCTGTTCTAAAACAGCTGACAGATTACCGGTACATAGCTCGTTGCGCAGCCGCCGGCAGTTCTCATAGATTGCAAGAATACCCGGATCAATTCGTTGTTTCAATACTTCTTCTGTGATCACCAGGCAGTTTAATTCAAAAAAATGCAGATCATTCAGCTGACGAGCTTTTAAATAAGCCCAATGCATACCTTCATACCCCTGGTAGGCTCCCGTCAGCGAAGTGGCAACAAAGCGCTGATTTTCCGTTGAATAAGGAGGACGCTGCAGAAAATAACGATGAATTTCTTCTCCAATCTGTACTGCACTTTTCTGACAATCCACATCTTTACTAAACAGCACAGCCAGCTGTTTGGAATTATCAACTTTAATCAGAAAACAATTTCCCCGGCAATGATTTTTATCCAGCAGTTTTTCAATTTCCCTATAAATCGCGTGTGTGGCTTCCACTTGCTGCTGAAAGATCTTAGAATCAACGATCAGATTATATTTCTTGTCAATCCCAGTAATACAGAAATAATATTCCTTTAAATCAAACCGCAGCGGAATTTGATTGTTTTTAACAAAACTTTCAATCAACAATTCTTTATCATCCCACAAGCAATAATTGATCAGCATATTATTTCGGACAAAATCCGTTGATGCTTTTTCCAATAATTTTTTCTCTTCCATGATTTAATCGTACCATGAATTTCCAAAATGCAGAAGGGACAACTGTAATTTTTGCAAAAGCAAAGTTTTTCGCAGATCATGATCATTTTTTATCATGATAAAATGTTGACATCAAGGGAGGAAAATGAAATGAAAAAGCTGTTAGCACTTGCAACGGCAGCCTTTTGCGTTATTAGCTTAGGCGCCTGTGCGACCAACAACGGTGGTACATCAACACCAAATACCAACGGCGGGTATACGTTTGCGGATACGATTCAATGGGACGCAGAATATGACGTCGTCGTCGCCGGCTTCGGTGCGTCCGGAGCCGTCACTGCCAAGACGGCTGCTGAGAATGGAGCATCAGTCCTGATCGTCGAAAAATGCAGTGAAGGGGAAGCTGGGGGCAACTCGAAGGTAGCCGGTCAGCTGTTTGCCTATGGCAACGGCAATGTTGAAGAAACAAAGAAGTATTATCAGGCTTTGGCGGGGGATACGGAAGTTCCGGAAGCTATGCTGGACACCATCGTCAACGGGGTTGCCCATATGGCAGAAACCTTAGTTAACGACTTCGGTTTAAACAAAGAGGATTTTGTTGATTGGACAGGCTATCCAGTCATCGGCGTTATGTCTCCGGAATATCCTGAATTTGAAGGTTCAGATTCTGTCGGATTGTGGACAACCCACATGGGAACGAGTGATTCTCACTTATATCAGATTCTGAAAGAACAAGTTATCAAAAACTCCGATAAAATTGACGTCTGGTTTGAAACACCCGCAACCGAACTGATTCAGGATCCAATGTCGGGTGCAGTCATCGGAATTAAAGCAACACGCGGCAATCAAGTAAGTAATATCCGTGCACTCAACGGTGTTGTCTTATGTACTGGTGGTTTTGAGGACAACCAGGAAATGGTTCAAGACTATATTGGTCTGACTGACTACGCTCCAATCGGCGGCTTATACAACACCGGTGATGGAATCAAGATGGCGCAGGCTGTCGGGGCTGATCTGTGGCATATGCATGTCTATGAAGGCGGCTTCGGTTTGGGCGGCGTTTCCTTCTATGTTGAAGAGGGTCAGCGCGCGTCTCAGATTCAGGTTTTAAGTCAGGGACCGCTGAACACTGGAGCCTTGGTTCTGTTAGGCATGGATGGAGATCGGTTCGTCAACGAATCTGTGCCTGTCCGTCATGGTCATATGTATATGAATGGTACCTGGCATAATCCAATTTACCCGGATAAAATGTGGACTGTTTATGATCAGACACAGGCCGATCTGATTAGCGAAGCCCAAGCGATTCCTGAAGCTTTCCGTTCCCAGGTTGTTGAAGCCTCTTCCTTGGAAGAACTGGCTGAAAAGACAGGCATGAAGCTGGATCAGCTCAAGGCTACCATAACGAACTTTAACGATTATGCAAAACAGGGTACAGATGAACAATATCATCGTGAAGCAGAAACGATGCGTCCATTTGATGGAACAAAGTATTATGCATTCCCAGTTAAAGCCGAAATCCTAAATACACAGGGTGGTCCAAAGCGAAATGAGAACGCTGAAATCCTGCATGTCAACGGTAATCCAATTCCGCATTTGTACTCTGCAGGTGAAATGGGGGGTATTACTTCTGAGCATTATCAGGGTGGAACAAATCTGGCTGAATGCATTATCTTCGGACAGATTGCCGGTAAAAACGCGGCTGCGGCGAAGGAAGCCTTGCCAGAATACACGCTGGCCCCTCAAGTAGAATCTACCCCGACAAAATTAGGTGAAGTCACT belongs to Holdemania massiliensis and includes:
- a CDS encoding CPBP family intramembrane glutamic endopeptidase, producing MKTGTKKTKWFLRPDVLYLLCVLGVCFGLGFAAWLRQGEARILIYEGLQKGFTAFPVLAALVTRKITQDQSPWPLSLKLWKRPGLWLFCAVIPGILIVIGAVVYFALFPQTYSGIFRYGPLLGIEGEAPIRSLSAFWLVTVALAAVCFPLQLLELGEELGWRGYLLPKQIQRYGIRKAVLLNSFLWGAAHLPLIYFGFNYSLNNPLAPSSNMVMMMLVCMTLGILCCYVTLISGNCMYAAVIHGVVNLIGEVPVFLSVSLENTLLGPNPTGLIGMLGLMLCALVMLRLLKQAENRLPLNKGRK
- a CDS encoding amidohydrolase encodes the protein MIAITHGKLLTITNGTIEDGTLLIDNGKITAIGTDISIPEGAEVIDASGKWVTPGLIDAHTHISTFNEPHWMPHIGDGNEITAPVTAQIRGIDALNPFDMAISAARSAGFTTCYTGPGSANVIGGTGLSFKLKNAATVQEIAIEGSEMMKMALGENPKRCYGSEKKMPMTRMGTGAVLRKALFEAKQYSDDLAKGKDIKRDFDLEALVPVVRGEMRCRIHCHRADDIVTAIRIAEEFQLDYTIEHCTEGYKILDFLKAKKAKVVIGPLLMGPQKFEIWGCRQDTPAVFEKAGIEDFCLMADDSSATKWLPVHVGIAMRQGLSFEQALKCVTINPARLLQLEDRVGSLEVGKDADIAIFNGMPFSNLTLCEQVIIDGKREFTRQQGDL
- a CDS encoding LytTR family DNA-binding domain-containing protein, with product MRVVIRNVTSRQEEQVVLECVAFTPEFEDIRNYCLSKEKSLIGMTGSTQRPVYYDEILYIEAVGEKTFAYTETGVFELRTRLYKLEEQLRSEKFVRCSKAFLISLMKVESIRPAINGRYCARMKNGEEVIISRRYVRQVKRQIKEELTWNLKNF
- a CDS encoding helix-turn-helix transcriptional regulator, with protein sequence MEKASTDFVRNNMLINYCLWDDKELLIESFVKNNQIPLRFDLKEYYFCITGIDKKYNLIVDSKIFQQQVEATHAIYREIEKLLDKNHCRGNCFLIKVDNSKQLAVLFSKDVDCQKSAVQIGEEIHRYFLQRPPYSTENQRFVATSLTGAYQGYEGMHWAYLKARQLNDLHFFELNCLVITEEVLKQRIDPGILAIYENCRRLRNELCTGNLSAVLEQVNYVFDYLIRNSLDMNCCMAAHTFVMAILSLFVKVYGVQLDLDFTPQDFFSLSEYQNHLENQIRRLYQDRECSPWYTAEVLLALGFIHENYMKDISLKLVAEYTNTNVSHLSSEFNRQTGRSLPDFISGLRIEKACRDLEKTTMTINQISREVGFNSVRYFTEIFKKYCGKTPIQYRLQFKPIEPQD
- a CDS encoding PadR family transcriptional regulator encodes the protein MDSQLKKGLLEICVLAALAKQDSYGYQIIKDVSQVIEISESTLYPILKRLETSHDLETYSVEHNSRLRKYYRLTDSGRRHITDFLDDWKAVVAVIDFIKGEVHYD
- a CDS encoding DUF3795 domain-containing protein; translated protein: MDEQLLGKCGYYCGSCPTLIQGICPGCLKAHRTGDCFTRDCVLRQGLTACGECRIFPCETIMTRPRCTVLDKDWLKWKKQTMPIK
- a CDS encoding transposase, whose product is MPQITVTAKIQIAPSDDDKVLLTSTMSAYTDACNYVSNYVFQTHNLKQFALNKVLYSDLRDRFGLKSQMAQSVLKTVIARYKTILENQNEWMKPNFKKPQYDLVWNRDYSLTHDCFSVNTLNGRVKLPYFAQGMSQYFDHSIYNFGTAKLVNKHGKYFLHIPVTYEVEECSNDEICNIVGIDRGINFVVATYDSQHKSGFVSGKTIKQKRAQYSKLRKELQKRQTPSARRRLKAMGSRENRWMQDLNHQVSKALVESNPKHTLFVLEDLSGVRSVTERVRTKNRYVSVSWSFYDLEQKLIYKAKQNQSLVLKVDPRYTSQCCPVCGHIEKSNRNKKIHLFTCKNCSYQSNDDRIGAMNLYRMGIHYLADSQVPNRVTAE
- a CDS encoding CPBP family intramembrane glutamic endopeptidase gives rise to the protein MNLSHSSGTKKQLGLFAGLTLIFLIFFTILYAAQRDDRLLSLLMLTPALSVLIVNRLTHDHRSLFLKPQLKRNAFTYGLSWFLPPVLAFLGAGLSFLFFPAHFQPLASSFAVKNGITDLSALGSQLIPMVLLAMLVNPFGGLLPALGEELAWRGWLLPRLQEFLGVRRAVLATSLIWGLWHAPIILLGYNYGPDHPLLGVLMQLWLCLIQGVILAWLQLKSQSVWTCALWHASLNGIDLYTASALLTAGTLSPLIGPDLTGLIGGLGFAAAAVFCWKQLKLTPDCPAISIPSHFER
- a CDS encoding amidohydrolase, which produces MIAIVHGKLFTVTQGVIEDGTILIDGSRITAIGKDIEIPSQAQILDACGKWVTPGLIDAHSHLSGLNEPAWMPSTMDANEITNPVTAQVRMLDAFNPFDEAIPKVRNAGFTTCCTLPGSANVIGGIGFSFKLKKAATVQDMMIPGTEVMKMALGENPKRCYGPDKKMPMTRMGTGAVLRETLFQAKVYSDKLKKAETDPSVQVEPDFRLDPLVPVVRGERRCRIHCHQADDIVTAIRIAEEFNLCYAIEHCTEGYKIKEFLKEKNITAVVGPLKMGPMKFEIWGCRQDTPAVFEEAGINFCLTADGASDTVWLPTDIGIAMRYGLSFETALESVTLRPARLLGLEDRIGSLEVGKDADIAIFDGMPFENLTSCLATIIEGKIEHCAL
- a CDS encoding HAAS signaling domain-containing protein — encoded protein: MTEKEYLDALNKALKWLPKSEKDLCFDYAREMIEDRIENGLSESEAVAQLETPQQLAKAFLEDRGSLKFKFSLPLNNVSTLILLILGFPLWGTLLLAGLMILLAGFLIAGCVPFVCVVMTVSLLFVALVSISASPLVMASVSLGVGILQCGIGVIALGGLLLTALGASVTIPLFKTLVINTTQFLRSLFFQEVKKW